From the Huiozyma naganishii CBS 8797 chromosome 2, complete genome genome, one window contains:
- the SND3 gene encoding Snd3p (similar to Saccharomyces cerevisiae PHO88 (YBR106W); ancestral locus Anc_3.355), translating into MLSPAVTNIAVMLVMMQLSRKIDMEDETNILYIRIAYVSCTVLGFLIYQLVRRKIVATNDLTKLKIVKPKNAMKPNEPEQVEYTTVRDYDLTEIDSAIKSIFTGVAMMGFMHLYMKYTNPLFMQCINPIKSALEHNETKIHLFGNAATGELKRPFKTPSLLDGFMGKPATDAADASKPKIEEISSAEGVKTE; encoded by the coding sequence ATGTTGTCGCCAGCTGTCACCAATATCGCTGTCATGCTAGTCATGATGCAACTGTCCCGTAAGATAGATATGGAGGACGAAACTAACATTCTGTACATCAGAATTGCCTACGTGTCCTGTACCGTCCTGGGATTCCTGATCTACCAGCTCGTCAGACGCAAGATCGTCGCCACCAACGATTTGACCAAGTTGAAGATTGTCAAGCCAAAGAACGCCATGAAGCCAAACGAACCAGAACAGGTCGAATACACCACCGTAAGGGACTACGATTTGACCGAGATCGACTCCGCCATCAAGTCTATCTTCACAGGTGTTGCCATGATGGGGTTCATGCACTTGTACATGAAATACACAAACCCACTGTTCATGCAATGTATCAACCCTATTAAGTCCGCCTTGGAGCACAACGAAACCAAAATTCACTTGTTCGGTAACGCTGCCACGGGGGAATTGAAGAGACCATTCAAGACTCCAAGCTTATTGGACGGGTTCATGGGTAAGCCAGCCACCGACGCTGCCGACGCCTCGAAACCAAAGATAGAGGAAATCTCCTCCGCTGAAGGTGTCAAGACCGAATGA
- the NUC1 gene encoding ribonuclease (similar to Saccharomyces cerevisiae NUC1 (YJL208C); ancestral locus Anc_1.126), producing MSVRPLLTGVVGLSAGCGLTYFCLKRREVGVPTIATAPRPVSSQGGVPSVKLNPSEFFKYGFPGPVHDLEDKYQFISCYNRQTRNPYWVLEHLTPECLSSRNADRKGSVFKEDEQIPEMFRAKLQDYFRSGFDRGHQVPAADAKFSQDSMDDTFYLTNMCPQVGEGFNRDYWAHFEYFCRGLTKKYNDVKIMTGPMYLPKRDPKDGKFRVSYEVIGNPPNIAVPTHFFKLIVAEHPRDGSASGDGKIAVAAFVMPNAPIANETPLTSFEVPVNALERSTGLQLLGKAPINKVVPLCKQVECRITVRVFNNSMKSLPPKK from the coding sequence ATGAGTGTAAGACCACTGTTAACGGGTGTAGTTGGGTTGAGTGCCGGTTGTGGGCTCACTTACTTCTGCTTGAAGAGGAGAGAGGTTGGTGTTCCCACAATCGCAACTGCTCCAAGACCGGTCAGTTCCCAAGGTGGTGTCCCCTCTGTCAAATTGAACCCGTCtgagttcttcaagtacggGTTTCCAGGACCCGTGCACGACTTGGAGGATAAGTACCAGTTCATATCGTGCTACAACAGACAGACGAGAAACCCGTACTGGGTCCTCGAACACCTCACTCCAGAGTGTTTGTCCTCGAGGAACGCGGATAGGAAGGGGTCcgttttcaaagaggacgAACAGATCCCAGAGATGTTTAGGGCGAAACTTCAGGACTATTTCAGGTCCGGATTCGACAGGGGGCATCAGGTCCCTGCTGCAGACGCCAAATTCTCACAGGACTCAATGGATGACACTTTCTACTTGACTAATATGTGTCCACAGGTGGGCGAAGGTTTCAACAGAGACTACTGGGCACACTTCGAGTATTTCTGCAGAGGGTTGACCAAGAAGTACAACGACGTGAAAATCATGACGGGGCCAATGTACCTACCGAAGAGGGACCCCAAGGATGGGAAATTCAGAGTCTCCTACGAGGTCATCGGGAACCCGCCAAACATTGCTGTGCCTACACACTTTTTCAAGCTTATTGTGGCCGAACACCCAAGAGACGGGTCTGCAAGCGGGGATGGTAAAATTGCCGTGGCGGCCTTCGTCATGCCCAACGCTCCAATAGCCAACGAGACACCTCTGACATCCTTCGAGGTCCCAGTGAATGCTCTGGAACGCAGCACTGGGCTGCAATTGTTGGGCAAGGCTCCGATCAATAAAGTGGTCCCCTTGTGCAAACAAGTCGAATGTAGGATCACCGTTAGAGTGTTTAACAACTCCATGAAGTCGCTGCCACCAAAGAAATGA